CTTGGTATCTCGGCTCAGGTAGGGGTAAAGCCTGCCAAAGAATATCTGTTTATGATTCTTGTCACTCCTGTGGGCCCTTACTTCAAGACCGGCTTCAAGCCGACCAATATATGTATAATGCGACAGTATGACCGTGTGGCACCTAACGGTACAGGCATGTGGAAAGTTGGTGGAAACTATGCTGCATCGCTCACGGCTGGAGAGCATGCGCATGAGCTCGGATACTCAGCTGTCCTTTATCTCGATCCTAAAGAGAAGAAATATCTTGACGAGTGCGGTCCGGCCAATTTTATGGCTATAAAGAATGGTGTGTACATCACTCCGGCTTCCGATTCGATTCTTCCCTCCATAACCAACAAGAGTCTTATGCAGCTTGCCGAAGATATGGGTATAAAGGTGGAGCGTCGCCACATCACAGTGGATGAGCTTGCCGATATAGATGAGGCAGCAGCTGTCGGCACAGCTGCCGTTGCATCACCGGTAGGTGAGATTGACGATCTTGACACCGGTAAGAAATATGTGGTGTCAAAGAATGGAGAGCCAGGTCCGATAACCACTCGTCTGTATGAGACGCTTAATGCCATTCGACTCGGAGAGATCGAGGACAGGCACGGATGGTGTACCATTGTCGAATAAGGTCCCATATGGCTTTGAGCTATCAGGAAATCATAGATAAGTATTACCCGCCGGGGACTTCCCGGCGGGTAATACTTATGCGCCATTGTAGCCAGGTGGCTGATCTCGCGCTTGAGATTGCATGTAAGAAGTGTCTTAGATTGCCGCCTGAGGATATACGCGAGGCGGCAATGCTTCATGACATAGGTATATTCCTGACATCAGCTGTTGACATAGGTTGTGACGGAGATGAGCCATATATAATGCATGGAGTGTTGGGGGCTGAACTTCTGAGAAAGGAAGGGGTGAGCGAACAGTATGCACGTGTGGCGGAGCGTCACACAGGAGCCGGTATTACTGCTGCCGATATCCGTCAGCAGGGTTTGCCGTTACCGATTGGAGATTATGTCCCTGAGAGTACCCTTGAGCGACTGGTGTGTTATGCCGATAAGTTTTACTC
The nucleotide sequence above comes from Duncaniella freteri. Encoded proteins:
- a CDS encoding branched-chain amino acid aminotransferase; the protein is MDKELDWGNLSFGYIPTDYNVRCYFRDGKWGEIEVSQSEEVNLHIAATCLHYGQEIFEGLKAFRGKDGKIRIFRLEENARRLQESAKGILMEPLPEEKFREMVVKAVELNERFVPPYGSGASLYIRPIELGISAQVGVKPAKEYLFMILVTPVGPYFKTGFKPTNICIMRQYDRVAPNGTGMWKVGGNYAASLTAGEHAHELGYSAVLYLDPKEKKYLDECGPANFMAIKNGVYITPASDSILPSITNKSLMQLAEDMGIKVERRHITVDELADIDEAAAVGTAAVASPVGEIDDLDTGKKYVVSKNGEPGPITTRLYETLNAIRLGEIEDRHGWCTIVE
- a CDS encoding HDIG domain-containing metalloprotein, with translation MRHCSQVADLALEIACKKCLRLPPEDIREAAMLHDIGIFLTSAVDIGCDGDEPYIMHGVLGAELLRKEGVSEQYARVAERHTGAGITAADIRQQGLPLPIGDYVPESTLERLVCYADKFYSKGGDMKRKPLDRVIRSMERFSPDTLERFMDMHKEFSISDG